A window from bacterium encodes these proteins:
- a CDS encoding pyridoxamine 5'-phosphate oxidase family protein encodes MTDRIYPPTERSTIKRRAKRAAYDREVVHAILDEGLVGHVGFVADGQPFVIPMAYARIDETLYLHGAAASRLLRTLRAGADVCLSVTLLDGLVLARSAFHHSMNYRSVVVFGQASLVEDESAKREALRALTEHLTPGRWEVARQPSSAELAGTMVLALPIAEASAKIRTGGPVDDEDDYALPVWAGVVPLKLTMEAPVPDSQLAEGVSFTGLVRP; translated from the coding sequence ATGACCGACCGGATTTATCCGCCCACCGAGCGCTCAACCATCAAGCGCAGAGCCAAGCGAGCCGCCTACGATCGAGAGGTGGTCCACGCCATCCTGGATGAGGGCCTTGTCGGCCATGTCGGGTTTGTCGCCGACGGCCAGCCTTTCGTGATCCCCATGGCCTACGCTCGGATAGATGAGACGCTTTACCTCCATGGCGCTGCCGCAAGCCGTCTCTTGCGAACGCTCAGGGCTGGCGCGGATGTCTGCCTCTCCGTCACCCTCCTCGATGGCTTGGTTCTGGCACGCTCGGCGTTTCACCACTCCATGAACTATCGCTCTGTGGTTGTCTTCGGCCAGGCGAGTCTCGTGGAGGACGAAAGCGCCAAGCGAGAAGCGCTGCGGGCGCTCACCGAACACCTGACCCCAGGGCGCTGGGAGGTGGCACGCCAACCTAGCTCTGCCGAGCTCGCCGGCACGATGGTCTTGGCGCTGCCGATCGCCGAGGCATCCGCCAAGATCCGCACGGGGGGCCCTGTCGATGATGAGGACGATTATGCGCTTCCGGTCTGGGCCGGCGTGGTGCCGCTCAAGCTGACGATGGAGGCGCCAGTGCCGGATAGCCAGCTGGCTGAAGGTGTCTCGTTCACCGGGCTGGTGCGCCCATGA
- a CDS encoding PLP-dependent aminotransferase family protein, producing MELSLTLDNAAPTPLYHQLYEALRQAILSRRLAPGDRLPSTRDLANALAVSRTTVTVAYDQLFAEGYLVARTGAGTFVSSELPDALLKPAAPEFAAPATRPPLPLSAYGVRLASAGPLRGASHPAAITFGHYGRPALDEFPIDIWRRLMLRHARSGRAPLGYTEDAQGHAPLREALATYLQRSRAVRCTPEQIVIVGGSQQGLDLITRLLVDAGDGVALEEPGYLGARHAFMTAGAQLIPVPVDDAGLVVDQLPAGVKLVHVTPSHQFPTGVVLSLPRRLALLDWARTQGALIVEDDYDSEFRYGDRPIPSLQGLDTAGVVLYVGTFSKILFPALRLGYMVVPPEWAPLFARAKWLADRQSPLLEQLALTDFIVEGHLERHLRRMRVLYEGRRRCLLQALHEHLGERVTILGDHAGLHVTIRLRTHLDGEAIAQRAAALGVGVATTRACYMGNPEETELVLGYADLDERSIEVGVRRLAAALDET from the coding sequence GTGGAGCTGTCCCTCACGCTCGACAACGCCGCCCCCACGCCGCTGTACCACCAGCTCTACGAGGCGTTACGCCAGGCCATCCTGTCGCGACGATTGGCGCCGGGCGATCGCCTTCCCTCGACGCGAGACCTGGCCAACGCACTTGCAGTCTCGCGCACGACCGTCACCGTCGCCTACGATCAGCTCTTCGCTGAGGGCTACCTCGTGGCCCGCACCGGCGCCGGCACCTTCGTAAGCAGTGAGTTGCCCGATGCGTTGCTCAAGCCCGCGGCACCCGAGTTTGCCGCTCCGGCCACTCGTCCGCCACTGCCCCTCTCCGCCTATGGGGTTCGCCTGGCATCAGCGGGCCCCCTGCGCGGCGCGAGTCACCCCGCGGCCATCACCTTCGGCCACTACGGCCGCCCAGCCCTCGATGAGTTTCCCATCGACATCTGGCGCCGGCTGATGCTGCGCCATGCCCGCTCAGGACGCGCACCGCTCGGCTATACCGAAGACGCCCAGGGCCATGCCCCTTTGCGTGAGGCCTTGGCGACGTACCTGCAACGATCACGGGCCGTACGCTGCACCCCCGAGCAGATCGTGATTGTTGGCGGTTCGCAGCAGGGCCTGGACCTCATAACCCGATTGCTCGTGGATGCCGGCGATGGCGTGGCGCTCGAAGAGCCGGGCTACTTGGGAGCCCGCCATGCCTTCATGACAGCCGGTGCGCAGCTGATCCCAGTACCCGTGGATGATGCCGGACTGGTGGTCGATCAACTGCCGGCCGGGGTGAAGCTCGTCCACGTCACGCCCTCCCACCAGTTCCCGACTGGCGTCGTGCTCTCCCTGCCACGGCGCCTGGCGCTGCTCGATTGGGCTCGCACCCAGGGCGCGCTGATTGTGGAGGACGACTACGACAGCGAGTTCCGCTACGGCGATCGCCCCATTCCCTCGCTACAAGGTCTGGACACGGCCGGGGTGGTCCTTTACGTGGGCACCTTCTCCAAGATCCTGTTTCCCGCTCTGCGGTTGGGCTACATGGTGGTGCCGCCGGAATGGGCGCCCTTGTTCGCGCGCGCCAAGTGGTTGGCAGACCGCCAGTCGCCACTGCTCGAGCAATTGGCCTTGACGGACTTCATCGTGGAAGGCCACCTCGAGCGTCACCTACGGCGCATGCGTGTCCTGTACGAGGGCCGTCGCCGCTGTCTGCTGCAGGCATTGCACGAGCACCTGGGCGAGCGCGTGACCATTCTCGGGGACCACGCCGGCCTACACGTCACGATCCGGCTGCGCACGCACCTCGATGGAGAGGCAATTGCGCAACGGGCTGCCGCGCTCGGAGTTGGAGTCGCCACCACACGCGCGTGCTATATGGGAAACCCCGAGGAAACCGAGCTCGTGCTGGGCTATGCGGACCTCGACGAGAGGAGCATCGAAGTGGGAGTGCGTCGCCTTGCCGCGGCCCTCGACGAAACCTGA
- a CDS encoding carboxymuconolactone decarboxylase family protein, with translation MSDNRPPSAAQKQFGEIAPKLAELTDRVLFGEVWPGPELSQRDRSLVTVTALIAGGHTEQLPFHMNRALENGVTRDEIIGIITHLAFYAGWPRAMSAIQVAKEVLTK, from the coding sequence ATGTCCGACAACCGACCGCCCTCTGCTGCTCAGAAGCAGTTCGGAGAAATCGCGCCAAAGCTCGCAGAGCTGACCGACCGGGTGCTGTTCGGCGAGGTGTGGCCTGGCCCGGAGCTCTCCCAGCGCGATCGCAGCCTGGTGACCGTCACGGCCTTGATTGCGGGCGGGCACACCGAACAGCTGCCGTTTCACATGAACCGGGCCCTTGAGAACGGGGTGACGCGAGACGAGATCATCGGCATCATCACTCACCTCGCGTTTTATGCCGGATGGCCTCGGGCCATGTCCGCCATTCAAGTCGCAAAGGAAGTCCTCACGAAATAG
- the ppsA gene encoding phosphoenolpyruvate synthase produces MSSYVLGFQDIDKTSFLAVGGKGANLGEISRVEGLRVPEGFCVTTEAYKRIIEETPSVLELLDQLSLLNIEDRAEISGLSGRIRRIIEGLTIPEDIQEAITRHLSRLGAKNAYAVRSSATAEDLPTASFAGQHDTYLNIIGCESILRHISKCWASLFTERAVAYRLQNGYDHRKVHLSVVVQEMIIPEAAGTLFTADPVTSNRKASAIEASFGLGEALVSGLVNPDTYKLRDGKIIDKKIAAKRLSYDALKDGGTKEREIPPALQNRQALTDEQILRLERLGRKLEEHFGQPQDIEWCLADDAFHIVQSRPITTLYPIPEAGDKENRVYVSVGHQQMMTDPMKPLGLSFFQLTAARPMFEAGGRLFVDITQELASPAKRGMIVNGLGKSDPLIKDALTTLLERGDFIQLHQEEPQGPSSGKGHPGLSPATLQTLNDYDPETVSDLIGSTQASLDALKQDIQARSGSELFDFILEDIQQLRKLMADPQSLGVIITAMNAAFWLNDKMQEWLGEKNVADKLSQAVPNNITSEMGLELLDVSDVIRPYPEVISYLPHATDDRFFEELMNLEGGREAREAIQAYLQKYGMRCAGEIDITRPRWMERPTTLVPMILGNIQNFAPHASHQKFEKGRQEALDKAHELLERVKQLPDGEEKVEETKRMINLVRNLSGYREYPKYGIVSRYFVYKQALLKEAERLVAANVTREKEDIYYLTFEEFREVVRTKELDDSIISERKVAFGVFERLTPPRVLTSEGEILAGAYKREDLPADAIAGLPVSSGVVEGRARVVSSLKDANLEAGDILVTSFTDPSWTPLFVSLKGLVTEVGGLMTHGSVIAREYGLPAVVGVENATKLIKDGQRIRVHGTEGYVQVLL; encoded by the coding sequence ATGAGTTCATACGTTCTGGGCTTTCAGGACATCGACAAAACAAGCTTCCTGGCTGTAGGCGGCAAGGGTGCGAACTTGGGTGAAATCTCCCGGGTGGAAGGCCTCCGCGTACCAGAGGGATTCTGTGTCACGACCGAAGCCTACAAGCGAATCATCGAGGAAACGCCGTCGGTCCTGGAGCTTCTTGACCAGTTATCGCTTCTGAACATCGAAGATCGGGCTGAAATCAGCGGCTTGAGCGGCAGAATTCGCAGGATCATCGAAGGCCTTACCATCCCCGAAGACATCCAGGAAGCGATCACCCGTCATCTCTCCAGGCTCGGAGCGAAAAACGCCTATGCCGTACGATCCAGCGCAACGGCAGAGGATCTGCCGACGGCCTCCTTCGCCGGGCAGCACGATACTTATTTGAACATCATCGGATGCGAATCCATCCTCCGGCACATCAGCAAGTGCTGGGCCTCGCTCTTCACCGAGAGAGCGGTTGCCTATCGCCTTCAAAACGGCTACGACCACCGCAAGGTTCATCTCTCTGTCGTCGTCCAGGAGATGATCATCCCGGAGGCGGCGGGAACCTTGTTCACGGCCGACCCTGTCACATCCAATCGGAAGGCGTCCGCCATTGAAGCGAGTTTCGGTCTCGGTGAGGCCCTGGTTTCCGGCCTGGTGAACCCCGACACCTACAAACTGCGTGATGGCAAGATCATCGACAAGAAGATAGCTGCCAAAAGGCTATCGTACGATGCTTTGAAAGACGGCGGTACGAAAGAACGGGAGATCCCGCCAGCGCTGCAAAATCGGCAAGCGCTCACGGATGAGCAGATTTTGCGGCTCGAGCGCTTGGGGCGAAAGCTCGAAGAACATTTCGGCCAGCCCCAGGACATCGAATGGTGCCTGGCAGATGATGCGTTTCATATCGTCCAGAGTCGGCCGATCACGACGCTGTACCCCATCCCCGAGGCCGGTGATAAAGAAAACCGCGTCTATGTCTCCGTCGGGCATCAGCAGATGATGACCGACCCCATGAAACCCCTGGGGCTGTCGTTCTTCCAGTTGACGGCTGCTCGCCCCATGTTTGAAGCAGGTGGACGCCTGTTCGTCGACATCACGCAGGAACTGGCTTCTCCTGCCAAGCGCGGCATGATCGTGAATGGCCTGGGAAAATCCGATCCGCTCATCAAGGATGCCCTGACGACCCTCTTGGAGCGAGGGGATTTTATCCAATTGCACCAAGAGGAGCCCCAGGGACCGAGTTCCGGCAAAGGCCATCCAGGCTTATCGCCTGCGACGCTTCAGACCTTGAACGACTACGATCCGGAGACCGTTTCTGACTTGATTGGAAGCACTCAAGCATCGCTCGACGCCTTGAAACAGGATATCCAGGCAAGATCAGGATCCGAGCTATTTGATTTCATCCTGGAAGACATCCAGCAGCTGAGAAAACTCATGGCCGACCCGCAAAGCCTGGGCGTGATCATCACGGCGATGAATGCGGCATTCTGGCTCAACGATAAGATGCAGGAGTGGCTGGGAGAGAAAAACGTAGCAGACAAGCTTTCTCAAGCCGTCCCCAACAACATCACCTCGGAGATGGGGCTAGAGTTGCTGGATGTCTCGGATGTGATCCGTCCCTATCCAGAGGTCATCAGCTACTTACCGCATGCCACCGATGATCGGTTCTTTGAGGAACTGATGAACCTCGAAGGTGGTCGAGAAGCCCGAGAAGCCATCCAGGCCTATCTCCAGAAATACGGCATGCGGTGTGCCGGTGAGATCGATATCACCAGACCGCGGTGGATGGAAAGGCCCACCACGCTCGTCCCGATGATTCTCGGGAATATCCAGAACTTTGCGCCTCATGCCAGCCACCAGAAATTCGAGAAAGGGCGACAAGAGGCCTTGGACAAAGCGCATGAGCTCTTGGAGCGCGTGAAGCAATTGCCGGATGGCGAGGAAAAAGTCGAAGAGACGAAACGGATGATCAACCTCGTCCGAAATCTCAGCGGCTACCGTGAATATCCTAAATACGGCATCGTGAGTCGGTACTTCGTTTATAAGCAGGCGCTTCTGAAAGAAGCTGAACGACTCGTGGCCGCCAACGTGACCCGAGAGAAAGAAGATATTTACTACCTCACCTTCGAGGAGTTCCGTGAAGTCGTACGCACCAAGGAGCTCGATGACTCGATCATTAGCGAACGAAAAGTCGCGTTTGGAGTATTTGAAAGACTCACGCCACCGCGAGTGCTCACGTCTGAAGGTGAAATCCTGGCGGGTGCGTACAAACGAGAGGACCTCCCTGCCGATGCGATCGCCGGACTTCCCGTTTCTTCCGGAGTCGTCGAGGGACGGGCTCGTGTCGTTTCGAGCCTGAAAGATGCCAACCTCGAAGCGGGAGATATCCTGGTCACTTCTTTCACCGACCCGAGCTGGACGCCTTTGTTCGTATCCTTGAAAGGCCTTGTCACCGAGGTGGGCGGCTTGATGACCCACGGATCCGTCATTGCCCGGGAGTATGGCTTGCCCGCCGTCGTCGGCGTGGAGAATGCGACCAAACTGATAAAAGACGGGCAAAGAATCCGGGTTCACGGAACGGAAGGGTATGTACAAGTCCTGTTGTGA
- a CDS encoding SHOCT domain-containing protein gives MEVTLWILVGLLILALLATTVVRVVRRPQPEFKGSHAAEREADQPLYDRYDKDEVDEREYERRRRHLSEDRDVDRI, from the coding sequence ATGGAAGTGACGCTGTGGATCCTGGTCGGGCTGCTGATTCTGGCCCTGCTTGCGACGACGGTCGTTCGGGTGGTGCGACGGCCCCAGCCCGAGTTCAAGGGTTCCCACGCGGCTGAACGCGAAGCGGACCAGCCCCTCTACGATCGCTATGACAAGGACGAAGTCGACGAGCGAGAGTACGAGCGGCGGCGGCGCCACCTGAGCGAGGACCGAGATGTGGACCGGATATGA
- a CDS encoding helix-turn-helix transcriptional regulator codes for MHHYFRESTSMSPLQFLKQLRLQEARRLMLVEDLDASRAALRLGYVSPSQFSRKYMRQFGLPPKRDIKRLPSSAQPFEIDPEGAKSAKGFFQSHNKKGSLLY; via the coding sequence ATGCACCATTACTTCCGCGAGAGCACCTCGATGAGCCCTTTGCAGTTCCTGAAGCAGTTGCGCCTCCAGGAAGCGCGGCGCTTGATGCTCGTCGAGGACCTCGATGCCAGTCGTGCTGCCTTGCGGCTTGGCTACGTCAGCCCATCCCAGTTCAGCCGCAAATACATGAGGCAGTTTGGCCTGCCGCCGAAGCGCGACATCAAACGTCTGCCGTCTTCGGCACAACCCTTTGAGATCGATCCGGAAGGTGCCAAATCGGCAAAAGGCTTCTTCCAGAGCCACAACAAAAAAGGCAGCTTGTTGTATTAA
- a CDS encoding aminotransferase class I/II-fold pyridoxal phosphate-dependent enzyme: MHLETLAVHAAQRPDPATGAIAPPISLSTTFERDPSGEYPRGFEYSRDSNPNRAALEEAMALLEGGEAAAAFSSGMAAATAVFQALAPGDRVVAPNDAYMGVGKILRDVFLPWGLDVAFVDMDDLAQVREALETPTRLVWIETPSNPLLKVTNIAAVVALAKASGAAVACDNTWCTPIFQRPLDLGVDLVVHATTKYIGGHHDVLGGMVVSKSATPLFKRIRELQIQAGAVPSPFEAWLALRGLRTLPLRMRAHADHAMALAGFLDAHPAVELVHYPGLPTHPGHDIAARQMRAFGGMLSFQVKGGHDEAMAVAARVRLFTRATSLGGFESLIEHRASIEGPSTKTPVNLLRLSVGLEHPEDLCADLDQALRGQGRL, translated from the coding sequence GTGCATCTCGAGACTCTCGCCGTCCATGCGGCCCAACGTCCTGATCCTGCGACGGGGGCGATCGCCCCGCCTATCTCGCTGTCGACCACCTTTGAGCGTGACCCGTCGGGGGAGTACCCGCGCGGCTTCGAGTACAGCCGAGACTCCAACCCCAACCGCGCGGCACTGGAAGAAGCGATGGCCCTGCTCGAAGGCGGCGAAGCCGCGGCAGCTTTCTCCTCCGGCATGGCCGCGGCGACTGCCGTCTTCCAAGCACTCGCGCCCGGTGATCGAGTCGTTGCGCCGAATGACGCCTACATGGGCGTCGGCAAGATTCTGCGGGATGTCTTCCTGCCCTGGGGCCTCGACGTGGCCTTCGTGGATATGGACGACCTCGCCCAGGTGCGGGAGGCATTGGAGACGCCCACCCGCCTGGTCTGGATCGAAACGCCGTCCAACCCGTTGCTGAAAGTCACGAACATTGCCGCGGTTGTGGCCTTGGCCAAGGCGAGCGGTGCGGCCGTGGCCTGCGACAACACCTGGTGCACGCCCATCTTCCAGCGGCCGCTCGACCTCGGGGTCGACCTCGTGGTGCATGCGACGACCAAATACATCGGGGGCCACCACGACGTGCTGGGTGGAATGGTCGTCTCGAAGAGCGCCACGCCACTGTTCAAGCGTATCCGGGAGCTTCAGATTCAGGCCGGCGCGGTGCCCTCGCCGTTCGAGGCCTGGTTGGCGCTGCGCGGGCTGCGGACCTTGCCACTTCGCATGCGCGCCCACGCCGATCATGCGATGGCCTTGGCCGGCTTCCTTGACGCCCACCCGGCCGTCGAGCTCGTCCATTATCCGGGCCTGCCCACGCATCCAGGCCACGACATTGCCGCCCGTCAGATGCGCGCTTTCGGCGGGATGCTCTCCTTCCAGGTCAAGGGTGGCCATGACGAAGCCATGGCGGTGGCGGCCCGCGTCCGCTTGTTCACGAGAGCGACGAGCCTGGGTGGATTCGAGAGCCTGATCGAGCACAGGGCTTCGATTGAAGGCCCGTCCACTAAAACCCCGGTCAACTTGCTACGGCTGTCCGTGGGGTTGGAACACCCCGAGGACCTATGCGCGGACCTGGACCAAGCGCTGCGGGGCCAGGGCAGACTCTGA
- a CDS encoding cupin domain-containing protein — MKLQRSGSQPSVKGPAENFTGNVRIDPLFQAPGPGSVSGSYVTFEPGARSAWHTHPLGQTLIVTAGCGYVQSEGGPLKVIRPGDVVSCPPNEKHWHGASPTTGMTHIAIQEALNGKAVEWLEKVSDETYYATPEA, encoded by the coding sequence ATGAAACTCCAGCGCAGCGGTTCACAGCCCTCCGTGAAAGGACCGGCTGAAAACTTCACCGGCAACGTCCGCATCGATCCCCTGTTCCAGGCTCCCGGTCCGGGTAGCGTTAGCGGATCCTATGTCACCTTCGAACCAGGGGCCCGCTCGGCCTGGCACACGCACCCGCTGGGCCAGACCCTGATCGTGACGGCCGGCTGCGGCTACGTTCAGAGCGAGGGCGGCCCGCTCAAGGTCATCCGGCCAGGGGACGTGGTCAGCTGCCCACCCAATGAGAAGCACTGGCACGGTGCCTCGCCGACCACGGGCATGACCCACATCGCCATTCAGGAGGCGCTTAACGGCAAAGCCGTCGAATGGCTGGAAAAGGTCAGCGACGAAACGTACTACGCCACCCCCGAGGCGTGA
- a CDS encoding LysR family transcriptional regulator — MELRHLHTFLVVAENLSFTRTAETLNYAQSSITAQIQALEAELGVPLFERLGKRVRLSDAGKRMVGYAQRMIQLEEEARVFVPGTAEPSGVLMIGAPESLCAYRLPAVLSKYRQRYPRVQLIVRPGDCADLRRSVADGTLDLTFFLDQMQAFPSVQVEALLSERILLVAHPEHRLATCKTVEPSDITGEVVLQTEAGCTYRNLFEQMLSEAGARPETVMEFASIEAIKHCTMAGMGVAVLPEIAVASEIARGSLVALPWVNEISVLTQLAVHKDKWLSPALSAFLDIARETIKPQAETSRR; from the coding sequence ATGGAGTTGCGACACCTGCACACGTTCCTGGTTGTGGCGGAGAACTTGAGCTTCACGCGGACCGCCGAGACCCTCAACTACGCGCAATCAAGCATCACGGCCCAGATCCAGGCGCTCGAGGCCGAGCTCGGCGTGCCGCTCTTCGAACGCCTCGGGAAGCGGGTGCGCCTCTCGGACGCGGGCAAGCGAATGGTCGGGTATGCCCAGCGAATGATTCAGCTCGAAGAAGAGGCGCGGGTGTTCGTTCCCGGCACGGCCGAACCATCGGGTGTCCTGATGATCGGCGCTCCCGAGAGCCTCTGCGCTTACCGGCTACCTGCCGTTCTCAGCAAGTACCGGCAGCGCTATCCGCGGGTTCAGCTGATCGTGCGACCGGGGGATTGCGCGGATCTGCGCCGCTCGGTGGCCGATGGCACGCTCGATCTCACTTTCTTCCTCGATCAGATGCAGGCGTTTCCGAGCGTGCAGGTTGAGGCGCTCTTGTCCGAGCGGATCTTGCTCGTCGCCCATCCGGAGCATCGCCTGGCCACGTGCAAAACTGTCGAGCCCTCGGATATCACGGGCGAGGTCGTCCTCCAGACCGAGGCGGGCTGCACCTATCGCAACCTCTTCGAGCAGATGCTGAGCGAGGCCGGAGCCCGACCGGAAACGGTCATGGAGTTCGCGAGCATCGAGGCCATCAAGCACTGCACGATGGCGGGAATGGGTGTCGCCGTCTTGCCCGAAATCGCCGTGGCATCCGAAATCGCGCGCGGATCGCTCGTCGCCCTACCGTGGGTCAATGAGATCTCGGTTCTGACCCAGCTGGCCGTGCACAAGGACAAGTGGCTCTCTCCCGCCCTGAGCGCCTTCTTGGACATCGCGCGCGAGACGATCAAACCGCAAGCAGAAACGTCACGCCGATAA
- a CDS encoding SDR family oxidoreductase, producing MDLNIQGKRALVMGASSGLGRAIAKALVDEGVKVAICARGEARLLETANAIGAELALTCDLAQPGGAEALMRQVIERLGGIDILVTNTGGPPKGNFADLSAGAWQTGFSGLWMSAVEAIRVALPGMKARQWGRILLVTSVAAKEPLAGLTVSNALRAGLLGLTNSLSREVAAEGITVNALMPGYTKTERLAELGIPDESLTDQIPAGRLGRPEELGALAAFLASEQASYITGQAIACDGGYLRSI from the coding sequence ATGGATTTGAACATTCAGGGAAAACGCGCGCTGGTCATGGGCGCCTCGAGCGGCCTTGGCCGAGCGATCGCAAAGGCGCTGGTCGATGAGGGCGTGAAAGTGGCTATCTGCGCGAGGGGCGAGGCACGTCTCTTGGAGACGGCCAACGCGATCGGAGCAGAGCTGGCTTTGACTTGCGATCTCGCTCAGCCGGGCGGCGCGGAAGCCCTCATGCGCCAAGTCATCGAGCGCTTGGGCGGGATCGACATTCTCGTGACGAATACCGGCGGGCCGCCTAAGGGGAACTTTGCCGATCTGTCTGCCGGAGCATGGCAAACGGGATTCTCCGGTCTTTGGATGAGCGCGGTGGAGGCCATTCGCGTGGCCCTCCCCGGAATGAAAGCGCGCCAGTGGGGGCGTATTCTGCTGGTTACCTCGGTTGCCGCCAAAGAGCCCTTGGCAGGTCTGACCGTCTCCAACGCCCTGCGAGCTGGACTTTTGGGGCTGACCAACAGCCTCAGCCGAGAAGTGGCGGCGGAAGGGATCACCGTTAACGCCCTCATGCCGGGTTATACCAAGACCGAGCGATTGGCGGAACTCGGGATCCCCGACGAGTCCTTGACGGATCAGATCCCAGCCGGACGACTGGGACGCCCGGAAGAGTTGGGAGCCCTGGCGGCCTTCTTGGCTTCCGAACAGGCAAGCTACATCACGGGCCAGGCGATCGCTTGTGACGGTGGCTATCTGAGAAGTATCTAA